ACGCAGTAACCGGGCCGCCCGCGGCGGCCGCCGTCCGCTGGATTCGCGGAAACCGCGGCCGTTTTAATCGCCACCGGCGTACCGGGGTGCGTGGAGAACGTAACAGACCGCACGCGGAACCCGTTCGGCATGTCGCCGCCGTGCGAGACGCCCTGCTCGGCGGACCACGACGCGGTCCACGGCTACGGCGACGCCAACGCCGACTTCCACGCGATCGGCGACCATCCCGGCGCTCACGGCGGTCGGTCGACCGGCGTTCCCTTCACGGGGACCGACGGCGCCCGACGCATCCAGTCGGCGCTCCACGAGGTCGGCCTCCTCGCCGACCCGTACGCCGACGAACCGACCGCGGAGAACCTCTTCTGCAGTTACCTGCACACGTGCTGCGCGCCCGAGGGCGAGACGCCGGACCGCGAGTCCTACGCCCGGCTCGAACGCTTCTTCGACGCCGAGTTCCGGGCGATCAACGCCCACGTCCTGCTTCCGGTCGGCGAGCGAGCCACGGCGCACGTCCTGCAGGAGCACACCGCACAGGCGCACAAGTTGGAGCTCGATATGCCGTCCCTACACGCGACCGAGGTCCGGGGACGGGGCTACCTCGTCGTCCCCGTGCGCGACCCCGAGGAGTGGACCGACACGGATCGGGAGCGCCTCGTCGGTCGGCTGAACGCCATC
This portion of the Halostella limicola genome encodes:
- a CDS encoding uracil-DNA glycosylase family protein — protein: MENVTDRTRNPFGMSPPCETPCSADHDAVHGYGDANADFHAIGDHPGAHGGRSTGVPFTGTDGARRIQSALHEVGLLADPYADEPTAENLFCSYLHTCCAPEGETPDRESYARLERFFDAEFRAINAHVLLPVGERATAHVLQEHTAQAHKLELDMPSLHATEVRGRGYLVVPVRDPEEWTDTDRERLVGRLNAILDSDYRQESDLGRFLPGDEPYRVR